The following DNA comes from Desulforhopalus sp..
TTGCATAAAAAATGAAAATAATTCCTCAAAAAGCATACATGGCCGGAAAGAGATAATAGGAGGGAAAAATAACATCCGGCAAATATGCAGACCCAATACAACGAAATCATCAATTCTTTCGTCGATAAATATGGCCTCAGCCGAGGTAAGGTTGTCGCCGAGATCGAGAAGACCTTTTCGACTATGCTGTCTCGCTGGTATGGGACAGGTACGGTTGTCCTGTTTGGTGACGACTACCTGCAGGCACTGCACTATTCCAAGCAGTCAGGTATTCCTTTGCAATATCAGCTTGATTTTGTCTCCGTGCGGGGCTGGAATATGAAGGTTAAAAGTGAAATTATTCCAACGAGGCATGCCTATCCGATTAGCACAGGTCCAGCTAATCCCGCAGGATCGGGATGTTTATGCATCTTCGCAAAAAAAACTTGTTGCCAGCAATTACAGTCGTGTGGTGCTTCAGCATTCTGCAAATAGGCACCATTGTCCAAAATCGACGGTTAACTCGAAACCAGAAATGCCAACCTGTTGCAACCGGATAGGCATGTATCTAACCTTCATCCCTGCAAGCAGGGATGAAGGTTAGAAGACGGAGAACAAACAGGACAGAACGTCTATCAAACGTCATTTTGTCAATCGGCACCCCAACTGCACTGAGAGGGAAAAATCACAGGGCATCGCCGCATCCTCTTTCCAAAGGTTGCGATCCAGAGACGGCGTACAACCAAGATCCTCTTGAAGGCCTCGTTTGCCATCGGCAGTGCAAAGAAGAATAATCGCATGCCTATCCTGGGAGTGAACACGAATCTTGTACCCATGAAAGGTGTCAAGAAAGCCAGGATCATTTTTGGTCGCCAACCTGAGCAACTCCTCGTCTGTAGCGTCTGCAGGCGGATTCTGATAACGGACGAGAGATTCCATCTCTGAACTTAATTTGGTCAGGGCCGAACCGAGTGGTCGCAAGGACTTACTCTCATCAGTACGAAAGAGCATGCATCCGGAGGTGAGCGACACTAGCAAAATACCTACCATCGAAAATGTGATCTTCATCGTTCAGCTCCAAAATACAAGTTTGTCATCTTGGCCGTTCTTGCCTGTGTCCAAATTCCAATCACCTATCTGGCTAAGGTAACGGGTGTCTCCCGAGAAAGTGCCGGCGGCAACCGCCGCCCATATATCGCGAACATTATCCACCGCCATATCGAAAATTTCATCGTAGGAACGAAACCCCGTTGACGTAGGGTTTTGTGGGATTTGTAATTTATCAATATACATTCCCCGATCAATTGACTTGGCGGCTGGATAGGTCAGCCCACAATCAACCGCCACATGCCTGGAAAGAGGAAGAAGTTTATTCCCGTCTTCAACTTTGTCGACAACCTGCATAAAGCGATGATGCCATTTTTGGATGTCAGGCCTGTTGCTTGAATACTTTTCCGGGTGGTTCTTTTGGAGTATCTGGTCCCAGATGGTGACTATGGCGGTATCGAGATTGTGGCTTTCACCCAATTCTCCGCAACGCATTATCCCTGAATCAAGGTGTTCAGACAGGCCAACCTGACCCAGATTAAGCCGTTGAAAGATATACGCATCCTGATGCATTTCACATACACGGTGCGCCATCTTGTTCTCCGCGTATGGCCCAACCTTTAATTCAACAATCGGGTGGATGGTCACATCCATTGTTACATGGGCGGCATAGCCGAAAAGCCACGCTAACCCCTTTCGTTTTTCCTCTCCTTCCATGCCCTCCAGAATCCCAACCCCTGCCTGAATCATTGCTCCCGTATGAGTATAGTGCATGGCATCGGCCCATTGTGCTGCATTGCTATCCCCTATGGCAAGATAGGGATAGTCGGGGCTGACCGCACCAAGTTCCGTAAATCGGAAATACTCTAATAGAGCGGAGATGGCCTCATCGGGAAAACCAGGGGTCGCCTCCAGGCGGATCGGATCCCGCAAGATGTTGACCACCGTCATATGTGCATAAGCTCCAGGCATTATTTCCTCCTATTTGTCTATTTATGCGACCACAGCCAATTCTAAGAATCGGAGGTGGGAACCGGAACTTCCACTATGTTTGCTTAGGCTTGTTTATATACCAATTCGGATTGTTGATCATGCATAGCCATAAGTAATTCTCGTTTGGCAACCTCACCAGCTTTGCTGGAGGTTATTTAACTTGATGCTTTTATACAATTTTCAAACCGGACATTACTGTTTTTTTACATAAAAACAGAGAAAAATGAAAATAATTCCTCAAAAAAGCATACATGGCCGGAAAGAGATAATAGGAGGGAAAAATAACATCCGGCAAATATGCAGACCCAATACAACGAAATCATCAATTCTTTCGTCGATAAATATGGCCTCAGCCGAGGTCAGGTTGTGGCTGAGATCGAGAGGACCTTTTCGACTATGCTGTCTCGCTGGTATGGGACAGGTACGGTTGTCCTGTTTGCTGACGACTACCTGCAGGCACTGCACTATGCCAAGCAGTCAGGTATCCCCCTACAAAATCAACTTGATTTTGTCTCCGTGCGGGGCTGGAACACTCTCCAGAGGGCACTTGATCAGAATTTTACCAAGGTTGCTTGCCTGCATGAAGTGGCTCGTTATAAACAATTGGAACATGAGCTGCGATGGGGGGATATTATCCGTAAAAACAATGATGGTTTCCTGGTGGAGATCGAGATTGAAAAAGGCCTGGCAATCATAGCCGAGTGTCCATCTAATCGTGTCGGCATGCATGAACGGAATATGTTGGCCGTTGGCCAAAGACGAGCATTTCATCTGCGACGGGTGGACTCTGTGAAATTGCGCGGGAGCACCCGGGTCAAGGTGGTGGTTGATCGTGTTTCAAAGAATCTGGTGACTGCTTTACTGAGAGAGCAGCTTGGTACAGCCACAGAGATAACTCTCTATTGCACCAAACGGTATGTCGGCCATAAGAGTTTTGTTGAAGCCGGCGGGTTTTTACCAAAACAGGTAATTTTGACTGCATCCAGGGAATTGCATGAGCATATTCAAGTTACGGTAGGAAAGATCGCAGTGGGTAAAAAATCTTGATCTGGAGAAAACAGCCAAAAGAGCCGTATACCAAGATAGGCGATGGCTTTCATCTGGACCATCCAGACAAAATGATACCACTTGGTTTCCCTGATAATGACCGCAAAGGGCATTTCTGGTGCTTCGGGACAACCAGGGTGGGGAAGACCCGCACTATGGAAGGAATCATCGAGCAGGACATTCGCAAGGGGTATTCAGTGGTAGTCATCGACCCCAAGGGCGACAACGAACTTTTCTCCAAAATAGTACAGGTGGCTTACGACACCGGCAGGCAAGGGGATTTAATACTGCTTACCCCTGTCTTTCCCCAATACAGTGCAGTTCTTAATCCCCTCTCTCATTATTATATGGTCGAGGAAATAGTGGCCCATATTACCGCCGGTGTTGCGGTAGGCAGGGAGCCTTATTTCTTTTCTGTTGCCTACGAAATCAGCCTGGTGGTGGTACAGGCCCTTATCCTGCTGGCCGAGGCAAATAAAAGAATACCGGAGTTCAACCTCAACGATGTCAAAAATAATATCAGTCATGCTGATCTTGAGAAGCTGAAAGAAAAAATCGAAGGTATTGCCACCCCACGGGCCAGGCAGCTTGTAATGGATTTACGAAGGATTATCGCTTCGACAGCTGACTACCATTCCAAGGTGGCCTCTTCGCTGCGTGTGGCGCTGACGGAATTAACCAGTGGTAATGTAGGACAGATTCTTGGTCAGGCCAACGAAAACCGTTTCATCAGCCGCCTTGAGCAAGACAAAGGCGTTATCATGATTGTCCAGCTTGGCTCGTTGCTCACCAAACGGGCGGCTTATACCGCTGGGAAGGTCATTGCCTCTAACATCCAGGCGTTTGTTGGTCGCA
Coding sequences within:
- a CDS encoding zinc dependent phospholipase C family protein, with product MPGAYAHMTVVNILRDPIRLEATPGFPDEAISALLEYFRFTELGAVSPDYPYLAIGDSNAAQWADAMHYTHTGAMIQAGVGILEGMEGEEKRKGLAWLFGYAAHVTMDVTIHPIVELKVGPYAENKMAHRVCEMHQDAYIFQRLNLGQVGLSEHLDSGIMRCGELGESHNLDTAIVTIWDQILQKNHPEKYSSNRPDIQKWHHRFMQVVDKVEDGNKLLPLSRHVAVDCGLTYPAAKSIDRGMYIDKLQIPQNPTSTGFRSYDEIFDMAVDNVRDIWAAVAAGTFSGDTRYLSQIGDWNLDTGKNGQDDKLVFWS
- a CDS encoding type IV secretion system DNA-binding domain-containing protein; translated protein: MIPLGFPDNDRKGHFWCFGTTRVGKTRTMEGIIEQDIRKGYSVVVIDPKGDNELFSKIVQVAYDTGRQGDLILLTPVFPQYSAVLNPLSHYYMVEEIVAHITAGVAVGREPYFFSVAYEISLVVVQALILLAEANKRIPEFNLNDVKNNISHADLEKLKEKIEGIATPRARQLVMDLRRIIASTADYHSKVASSLRVALTELTSGNVGQILGQANENRFISRLEQDKGVIMIVQLGSLLTKRAAYTAGKVIASNIQAFVGR